In Anaerolineales bacterium, the following are encoded in one genomic region:
- the alaS gene encoding alanine--tRNA ligase: MPTPTTANQIRQSFIDFFIKKYGHTFVPSSSLVPGGDATLLFTNSGMVQFKDVFLGTDQRPYVRAANSQKCLRVAGKHNDLEDVGTDDTHHTFFEMLGNWSFGDYYKKEAIAWAWELLTKEWGLPPEQLYASVFKDDQGDIPTDDEAAEAWLAQPGFDPTHLIYLGRKDNFWEMADTGPCGPNSEIHIDLGPAKGELTQTAAGQVDLDGPRFVELWNLVFIQYNRSSATQLDPLPAMHVDTGMGLERIVSVLQGVDSNYRTDLFTPIIAKLQQLTGHSDAERDANYTPYRVIADHSRAAAFLIADGVVPGNLGRNYVARMIIRRAARFGGKLGLQGPFLAPLAEAIIEQYGEAYPELEKNRKTILDNLTREEERFAQTLESGLAHLEELLAGLKGEKTLSGAAAFELYATYGLPFEITRDIVRERGLDVDEPGFQDAMETHRLASGGGQAMGALGGEQAGAYAEVLKELQGAGKLGKSGVAYDPYGPLEAEGEVLALMRDGQPVPQAEPGDTVGVLLPATPFYVASGGQISDTGIIVSANGAGWRIRVSDTQQPAAGAVVHIGQVLEGRPAVGDAARASVDRVRRQDIMRNHTATHLLHAALHQVLGEHARQAGSLVAPDRLRFDFTHPRALTKEELAEIQAKVNNWALDNYPVVIEYKSLDEAKAEGAMALFGEKYGAEVRTVAIGEGQPFSYELCGGTHLSQTGDVGLFLLTSEGSAAAGIRRIEAVTGRAAYALAEKRHAALSAAARTLKTTPEELPEKALALQSELNRMDKEISEYKVARAQEGLQDVLANVPEVAGVPLLTAVVPGADAEALRSLADRFRQQYPSGVALLAGLADGRATLIAAITKDLVGRGLHAGELVKLAAAPLGGSGGGKPDLAQAGGDDNGKITEALGQAEFWLKDKLAGT; encoded by the coding sequence ATGCCAACACCAACCACTGCCAACCAAATCCGGCAATCATTCATTGATTTCTTTATCAAGAAGTATGGGCACACCTTTGTGCCCTCCTCCTCCCTGGTGCCGGGCGGGGATGCCACCCTGCTCTTCACCAATTCGGGCATGGTGCAGTTCAAAGATGTTTTCCTCGGCACCGACCAGCGGCCTTATGTACGCGCCGCCAATTCGCAGAAGTGCCTGCGCGTGGCCGGAAAGCACAACGATCTGGAAGATGTCGGCACAGACGACACGCACCACACCTTCTTTGAGATGCTGGGCAACTGGTCTTTTGGCGACTATTACAAAAAAGAGGCCATTGCCTGGGCCTGGGAACTGCTGACCAAGGAGTGGGGCCTGCCGCCGGAGCAGCTTTACGCTTCGGTGTTCAAGGACGACCAGGGCGACATCCCCACCGACGACGAGGCCGCCGAAGCCTGGCTGGCCCAGCCCGGCTTTGACCCAACGCATCTCATTTACCTGGGGCGCAAGGACAACTTCTGGGAGATGGCCGACACCGGCCCCTGCGGCCCGAACAGCGAAATCCACATCGACCTTGGCCCAGCAAAGGGCGAACTGACCCAGACCGCAGCCGGCCAGGTGGACCTCGACGGGCCGCGCTTCGTGGAGCTGTGGAACCTGGTCTTCATCCAATACAACCGCAGCAGCGCCACTCAGCTGGATCCGCTACCCGCCATGCATGTCGACACGGGCATGGGCCTGGAGCGCATCGTCTCGGTGCTGCAAGGCGTGGACTCCAACTATCGCACCGATTTATTCACGCCGATTATCGCCAAGCTGCAGCAGCTCACTGGCCACAGCGATGCCGAGCGCGACGCCAACTACACCCCCTACCGCGTCATCGCCGACCACAGCCGTGCGGCGGCCTTCCTGATCGCTGACGGCGTGGTGCCGGGCAATTTGGGCCGCAACTACGTGGCGCGCATGATCATCCGCCGCGCCGCCCGCTTTGGCGGCAAGCTCGGCCTGCAGGGGCCGTTCCTGGCCCCGCTGGCCGAGGCGATCATCGAGCAGTATGGCGAGGCATACCCGGAGTTGGAAAAGAACCGTAAGACCATCCTGGATAACCTGACCCGCGAAGAAGAGCGCTTTGCCCAGACGCTGGAAAGCGGCCTGGCCCATTTGGAAGAGCTGCTGGCCGGCCTCAAGGGCGAAAAGACCCTCTCCGGTGCGGCCGCCTTTGAGCTGTACGCCACCTACGGCCTGCCTTTCGAGATCACCCGCGACATCGTGCGCGAACGCGGCCTGGACGTAGACGAACCCGGGTTCCAGGACGCCATGGAAACCCACCGCCTGGCCTCCGGCGGCGGCCAGGCCATGGGCGCCTTGGGCGGCGAACAAGCCGGCGCCTACGCCGAGGTCCTCAAAGAATTGCAAGGCGCCGGCAAGCTGGGCAAAAGCGGCGTGGCTTACGACCCCTATGGGCCGCTGGAAGCGGAGGGCGAAGTGCTGGCGCTGATGCGCGACGGCCAGCCCGTGCCGCAAGCCGAGCCGGGCGACACGGTTGGTGTGCTGCTGCCCGCCACGCCCTTCTATGTGGCCTCCGGCGGCCAGATCAGCGACACCGGCATCATCGTCTCCGCCAACGGGGCGGGCTGGCGCATCCGCGTCAGCGACACGCAGCAACCCGCGGCTGGGGCGGTGGTGCACATTGGCCAGGTGCTGGAAGGCCGGCCCGCCGTGGGCGATGCCGCCCGGGCGAGCGTGGATCGCGTCCGCCGCCAGGACATCATGCGCAACCACACCGCCACCCACCTGCTGCACGCTGCCCTGCACCAGGTGCTGGGTGAACATGCTCGCCAGGCGGGTTCGCTGGTGGCCCCAGACCGGCTGCGCTTCGACTTCACCCATCCCCGGGCCCTGACCAAAGAAGAGCTGGCCGAAATTCAGGCCAAGGTCAACAATTGGGCGCTGGACAACTATCCGGTCGTGATCGAATACAAATCGCTGGATGAGGCCAAGGCCGAAGGCGCCATGGCCCTCTTTGGCGAGAAATACGGCGCCGAGGTGCGCACTGTGGCCATCGGTGAAGGCCAGCCCTTCTCCTACGAGCTGTGCGGCGGCACGCACCTCAGCCAAACCGGCGATGTGGGCCTGTTCCTGCTGACCAGCGAGGGCAGCGCAGCGGCCGGCATCCGCCGCATTGAGGCGGTCACTGGCCGGGCGGCGTATGCCCTGGCCGAAAAGCGCCACGCGGCGTTGAGCGCCGCGGCGCGCACGCTCAAGACCACGCCGGAAGAGCTGCCCGAAAAGGCGTTGGCGCTGCAGTCTGAGCTCAACCGCATGGACAAAGAAATTTCCGAGTACAAGGTGGCCCGCGCCCAGGAAGGCCTGCAAGACGTGTTGGCCAACGTGCCTGAGGTGGCAGGAGTGCCGCTGCTCACCGCGGTGGTGCCCGGCGCAGACGCTGAAGCCCTGCGCAGCCTGGCGGACCGCTTCCGCCAGCAGTACCCCAGTGGGGTGGCCCTGCTGGCTGGCCTGGCCGACGGCCGCGCCACGCTGATCGCGGCGATCACCAAGGACCTGGTGGGCCGCGGCCTGCACGCTGGCGAGCTGGTCAAACTGGCCGCCGCGCCGCTGGGCGGCAGCGGCGGCGGCAAGCCGGACCTGGCCCAGGCTGGCGGCGACGATAACGGAAAAATCACAGAAGCTTTAGGGCAGGCAGAATTCTGGTTGAAAGACAAACTGGCCGGCACGTAG
- the ruvX gene encoding Holliday junction resolvase RuvX, whose amino-acid sequence MKVLAVDPGEVRIGLAISDPSGTLARPLQIIQHIARDKDAERVAAIAAEHGVGRIVVGLALNEHGRPTRSGRKAARMAERLRGLTGLDVDLVEESFTTQKALRVRQEMEFSRKKKQRSVDAEAAAVILQEYLDERQAE is encoded by the coding sequence ATGAAGGTTTTAGCCGTAGACCCTGGAGAAGTGCGCATTGGGCTGGCGATCAGCGACCCCAGCGGCACGCTGGCGCGGCCCTTGCAGATCATCCAGCACATTGCCCGCGACAAGGACGCCGAGCGCGTGGCGGCCATCGCCGCAGAGCACGGCGTGGGACGCATCGTGGTCGGCCTGGCGCTCAATGAGCACGGCCGCCCCACCCGCAGCGGGCGCAAAGCCGCCCGCATGGCGGAGCGGCTGCGCGGCCTGACCGGGCTGGATGTCGACCTAGTGGAGGAGAGCTTCACCACTCAGAAGGCGCTGCGCGTGCGCCAGGAGATGGAATTCAGCCGCAAGAAAAAACAAAGATCGGTGGACGCTGAAGCGGCCGCCGTCATTCTGCAAGAATACTTAGATGAAAGGCAGGCGGAATAG
- the mltG gene encoding endolytic transglycosylase MltG codes for MPRSLSCLVALGLLAVLAFVGFFAFNGLIARTENHFGPPAAGLSSLQRTRLGLELGWRADALLRPVDPGAQPVRFDIALGEPTLQLVNRLQDAGLVREAGLFSSYLVYSGLDTQLQAGSYQLSPAMNAPELAAALLDPTPGSVTLVVLPGWRLEEIAASLPSAGVAFSPEDFLRAAWTPPASLPLPAGLPSGSSLEGYLLPGSYEIPREHDALQTLELLLEQGYQQVLDAALRQGFAAQGLSEHQAFILASIVQREAVIAEEIPAIAAVFANRVQIGMKLEADPTVQYAVGYDAARGGWWPRPLTFSDLGLDSPYNSYRYEQLPGPIAAPSLAALQAVAQPPQSPYFFFQAACDGSGWHVFAVTYEEHLRNNCN; via the coding sequence ATGCCGCGCTCGCTGTCCTGCCTCGTGGCGCTGGGCCTGCTGGCCGTGCTGGCCTTTGTAGGTTTCTTTGCCTTCAACGGCCTGATCGCCCGGACCGAAAATCACTTCGGCCCGCCAGCGGCCGGGCTGAGCAGCCTGCAGCGCACACGCCTGGGCCTGGAGTTGGGTTGGCGAGCCGATGCCCTGCTGCGCCCCGTGGATCCGGGCGCCCAGCCGGTGCGGTTTGACATCGCCCTGGGCGAACCCACCCTTCAGTTGGTCAATCGCCTGCAAGACGCCGGACTGGTACGCGAAGCCGGCTTGTTCTCGAGCTATCTAGTCTACAGCGGGCTGGACACGCAGCTGCAAGCGGGCAGCTACCAACTCAGCCCGGCCATGAACGCCCCGGAACTGGCCGCCGCCCTGCTCGACCCCACGCCGGGGTCGGTCACGCTGGTGGTCCTGCCCGGCTGGCGGCTGGAGGAGATCGCCGCCAGTCTGCCCAGCGCCGGGGTGGCCTTCAGCCCTGAAGACTTTTTGCGGGCGGCTTGGACGCCGCCCGCCAGCCTGCCGCTGCCCGCCGGTCTGCCCAGCGGCAGCAGCCTGGAAGGGTATTTGCTGCCGGGCAGCTACGAGATCCCGCGCGAACATGATGCACTGCAAACGCTGGAGCTGCTGCTCGAACAGGGCTACCAGCAAGTGCTGGACGCGGCCCTGCGCCAGGGCTTTGCCGCCCAGGGCCTCAGCGAGCACCAGGCCTTCATCCTCGCCTCGATCGTGCAGCGCGAAGCCGTGATCGCCGAGGAAATCCCGGCCATCGCGGCCGTCTTCGCCAACCGCGTGCAAATCGGTATGAAGTTGGAGGCCGACCCCACGGTGCAATATGCGGTGGGGTACGACGCGGCCCGCGGCGGCTGGTGGCCGCGCCCGCTGACCTTTAGCGATCTGGGGCTGGATTCACCGTACAACAGCTATCGTTACGAGCAGCTGCCCGGCCCGATTGCCGCGCCCAGCCTGGCGGCCCTGCAAGCGGTGGCCCAACCGCCGCAATCGCCCTATTTCTTCTTTCAGGCCGCCTGCGACGGCTCCGGCTGGCACGTATTCGCCGTCACCTATGAAGAGCACTTGAGAAATAACTGCAATTAG